A genomic segment from Deltaproteobacteria bacterium encodes:
- a CDS encoding FkbM family methyltransferase, which translates to MFSGMDATSPIAVAPWYWRLAVYLVRNRYRGGWRLLEITQRLGLLDKVVRIPVLGGSLDVPLHRECNEWWDESYVSSYEAPFVEALVTAAESLPRPIELIDCGADIGIFSVLVAARFPHFRRVTAFEPNAEAFPFLVSNLGRLPMTAVPKNAAVSDFPGRARLDSSPRDRTDSAKFIVPEAEGEFSVERVDDLGIEDASVVLKIDVEGAEINVLRGALETLRRAPGFAVGFEAHRDVVSRTGVDPSECIRLLQSIRPVRIQVAEDRGARIDPERPFFDQVRALKVYNVVCSST; encoded by the coding sequence ATGTTCAGCGGGATGGACGCGACGAGCCCGATCGCAGTGGCTCCCTGGTACTGGCGGCTTGCCGTCTACCTCGTCCGCAACCGTTATCGAGGCGGGTGGCGGCTGTTGGAAATCACGCAACGCCTCGGGCTTCTGGACAAGGTGGTCCGGATTCCCGTCCTGGGCGGATCGCTCGACGTGCCGCTGCATCGAGAATGCAACGAATGGTGGGACGAGTCTTACGTCTCCAGCTACGAAGCCCCGTTCGTGGAGGCGCTCGTCACCGCAGCGGAGTCACTGCCACGACCCATCGAGCTCATCGATTGCGGCGCGGACATCGGGATCTTCTCGGTGCTCGTTGCGGCGCGTTTCCCGCACTTTCGTCGCGTGACCGCCTTCGAGCCGAACGCCGAGGCGTTCCCGTTCCTCGTGTCGAATCTCGGACGACTGCCGATGACCGCCGTCCCGAAGAATGCAGCGGTGAGCGACTTCCCGGGCCGGGCGCGGCTCGACAGCAGCCCACGCGATCGGACGGATTCTGCGAAGTTCATCGTGCCTGAGGCCGAGGGCGAGTTCTCCGTCGAGCGCGTCGACGATCTTGGAATCGAAGATGCCAGCGTCGTGCTCAAGATCGACGTGGAAGGGGCGGAGATCAACGTGCTCCGCGGCGCGCTGGAGACCCTGCGCAGGGCGCCTGGGTTCGCGGTCGGATTCGAGGCTCATCGGGACGTGGTGAGCCGCACGGGGGTCGACCCGAGCGAATGCATCCGCCTTTTGCAATCCATTCGCCCGGTGAGGATCCAGGTCGCCGAGGATCGCGGGGCCCGCATCGATCCGGAGCGACCCTTCTTCGATCAGGTGCGCGCGTTGAAGGTCTACAACGTCGTTTGCTCTTCGACGTAG
- a CDS encoding lipopolysaccharide biosynthesis protein, which yields MSGHRYPLAKGGGGMSSLARRWRLLSVQAFGRSGPLVLSRVASAALTFGLPLVLVRVLDPHSFGTYKQFFLVAQTLLLVGQLGLTQSLYYFLPRGAAQRGAYVAQVVALLAGLGALLGIAIWTLSPLLSRWLASPDLVGLRIPLAVYSAAMLAAAPLEATLVCEGHLRKAAFAYTASDVLRAAAIVLAAAVFGDTWLFWAACLVAVLRVGTLWSLVGSGLAPRAAPRWSLLRPQLAYALPFAGSSLLYVVHKYLPQYVVSACFDPATFALFAVASFHLPVIDIIYTPTSEVLMVELGRRESMRDLPGAVRHWQDSIERLATLLFPAAVGSWLVGPILLPMLFTADYAPAVPLFMLATAEIPLWIFPCDAVLRASGDTRFLFRFNAVRLLVTAVLVLAGIRLLGIQGAIGAAIVAESLGCAVLLSRAGRYLRVSTRDLVDWRALVRIATCAALAVVPALALRFVLPGGPQLLIASVLVYSAAYFTVRAVLGRSAVATTAPFTAGLIEK from the coding sequence ATGAGTGGACACCGCTACCCCCTGGCCAAAGGCGGCGGTGGAATGAGCTCGCTTGCGCGGCGGTGGCGTTTGCTATCGGTGCAAGCCTTCGGTCGTTCTGGACCGCTGGTGCTTTCGCGCGTTGCCTCCGCAGCGCTCACCTTCGGCCTGCCGCTCGTCCTGGTGCGGGTGCTCGATCCGCATTCCTTTGGAACCTACAAGCAGTTCTTCCTGGTCGCGCAGACGCTGCTGCTCGTCGGGCAACTCGGGCTGACGCAATCGCTGTACTACTTCTTGCCGCGCGGGGCGGCGCAGCGCGGGGCGTACGTCGCGCAGGTCGTGGCGCTGCTGGCGGGTCTCGGAGCGCTGCTCGGCATCGCCATTTGGACTCTTTCTCCTCTGCTGTCCCGATGGCTGGCCTCGCCTGACCTCGTCGGATTGCGCATACCGCTCGCGGTGTATTCGGCTGCGATGCTCGCGGCCGCGCCTCTCGAGGCCACGCTGGTGTGCGAAGGCCATCTGCGCAAGGCGGCCTTCGCTTACACGGCGAGCGATGTGTTGCGCGCCGCAGCCATCGTCCTCGCGGCCGCCGTCTTCGGCGACACGTGGCTCTTCTGGGCCGCTTGCCTCGTCGCAGTTTTGCGAGTCGGAACGCTGTGGTCGCTCGTGGGCTCAGGGCTCGCGCCGCGCGCGGCGCCGCGCTGGTCGCTGCTGCGGCCGCAGCTTGCCTATGCGCTTCCGTTCGCCGGCTCGAGCCTTCTCTACGTGGTTCACAAGTACCTCCCGCAGTACGTGGTCTCCGCCTGTTTCGACCCGGCCACCTTCGCGCTCTTCGCCGTGGCGTCGTTTCATCTCCCCGTCATCGACATCATCTACACACCGACGTCAGAAGTGTTGATGGTCGAGCTGGGCCGCCGGGAGTCGATGCGGGACCTCCCGGGCGCAGTACGCCATTGGCAAGACTCGATCGAGAGGCTGGCGACGCTGCTTTTCCCGGCCGCGGTAGGGTCCTGGCTGGTCGGTCCGATCCTCCTCCCCATGCTCTTCACGGCCGATTACGCGCCCGCCGTGCCTTTGTTCATGCTGGCGACTGCGGAGATTCCACTGTGGATCTTCCCCTGCGACGCGGTTCTTCGTGCGTCGGGAGACACGCGCTTCCTGTTCCGTTTCAATGCCGTTCGCCTGCTGGTCACAGCCGTGCTGGTCCTGGCCGGCATCCGACTGCTCGGGATTCAGGGGGCGATCGGCGCGGCGATTGTCGCCGAGTCGCTCGGCTGCGCGGTGCTGCTCTCGCGCGCGGGACGATACCTGCGGGTGTCGACCCGCGATCTGGTCGATTGGCGCGCTCTCGTGCGCATCGCGACCTGTGCGGCCCTCGCGGTCGTGCCGGCGCTTGCGCTGCGATTCGTGCTACCGGGCGGGCCGCAGCTGCTGATCGCGTCCGTACTCGTCTACTCTGCCGCTTACTTCACGGTGCGAGCCGTGCTCGGCAGATCCGCTGTTGCAACGACTGCCCCGTTCACGGCCGGGCTCATCGAGAAGTAG
- a CDS encoding glycosyltransferase family 4 protein yields the protein MPLGIGMLAGVFPPFIGGIQTHTLQLARRLVEHGVEVHVLTRHHTGLSRQECMDGVHVHRVGDASLPRGIRAASYLLGALATLHRLRNDIHLFHAHQLMAPALVGYLGRAMLGKPLVLNPHSPVEVAQLQARGASGRLQLAAARRFGDAFVSICKPITVELLRAGVDEGRIHFIPNGVDTRVFHPANSTERAQLRRELGLSDSPMVVYAGRLSYVKGIDVLLDAWPHLEDRAQLCIVGDGEDAAALREHAAGLRGVRFVGPIRNPAPFLRAADVAVMPSRSEGLSVALLEAMSCGLSTVATAVGGSPDAIDDGIDGLLVPPEDPPALAGALIRALETPSMGLAARARIVEGHSIDRVADRVLALYRALCPAPRRYFSMSPAVNGAVVATADLPSTARTVK from the coding sequence ATGCCGCTCGGTATCGGCATGCTCGCGGGCGTTTTTCCGCCGTTCATCGGCGGTATCCAGACGCATACCCTGCAGCTCGCGCGTCGGCTCGTCGAGCACGGCGTCGAAGTGCACGTCTTGACACGCCACCACACAGGCCTTTCCCGCCAGGAGTGCATGGACGGCGTGCACGTGCATCGCGTGGGCGATGCCAGTCTGCCGCGTGGGATCCGCGCCGCGTCCTACTTGCTCGGCGCCCTCGCGACGCTGCATCGATTGCGGAACGATATCCATCTGTTCCACGCCCACCAGCTCATGGCGCCGGCACTCGTCGGCTACCTGGGTCGCGCGATGCTCGGAAAGCCGCTCGTGTTGAACCCGCACAGCCCGGTGGAAGTCGCACAGCTCCAAGCACGAGGCGCTTCCGGCCGGTTGCAGCTTGCGGCAGCGCGACGTTTCGGCGACGCGTTCGTGAGCATCTGCAAGCCGATCACCGTGGAGCTCTTGCGCGCCGGCGTGGACGAAGGTCGCATCCATTTCATTCCGAACGGGGTCGATACCCGCGTTTTCCACCCAGCGAATTCGACCGAGCGCGCACAGCTGCGTCGCGAGCTCGGCCTTTCGGATTCGCCGATGGTCGTCTATGCTGGCCGGCTGTCGTACGTGAAGGGAATCGACGTCCTCCTCGACGCCTGGCCTCATCTCGAGGACCGGGCGCAGCTATGTATCGTAGGCGACGGCGAAGACGCCGCCGCGCTGCGAGAGCACGCCGCCGGGCTGCGCGGAGTGCGATTCGTTGGTCCGATTCGCAATCCTGCGCCATTCCTGCGCGCCGCGGACGTCGCAGTCATGCCCTCGCGAAGCGAGGGTCTCTCCGTCGCCCTCCTCGAGGCAATGTCCTGTGGGCTTTCGACGGTGGCGACGGCAGTGGGCGGCTCGCCGGACGCCATCGACGACGGTATCGATGGCCTTCTCGTTCCCCCCGAGGATCCGCCCGCGCTTGCCGGCGCCCTGATCCGGGCGTTGGAAACGCCGTCGATGGGGTTGGCCGCGCGCGCCCGGATCGTGGAGGGTCATTCGATTGATCGAGTCGCGGACCGGGTGCTCGCGCTGTATCGGGCTCTGTGCCCTGCGCCGCGTCGCTACTTCTCGATGAGCCCGGCCGTGAACGGGGCAGTCGTTGCAACAGCGGATCTGCCGAGCACGGCTCGCACCGTGAAGTAA
- a CDS encoding class I SAM-dependent methyltransferase, translating into MHSWRERPVWWRVKTCTSTPCSTSRRASCRVCVWIPPMNGGKTPASMPIPSGIEVAKVRTASLGGNVDEHAVYVRSEWHKFQQMGAPLQAFAARVVPLPRSVLDVGCGAGQELLPYLDTVSVGIDVRRSGLVEGRSLFGSRAPSLLVGVGEALPFARAAFDVVLCRLAVPYMNVRMALDEMARVLAPGGVLVLQVHHLRYYLRRLLRARTLKEIVHALRVIGRGAAFELTGRQMRGEVFQLIGSLQRMLTAAGFAVVEIDQRDRTAPIAVARRR; encoded by the coding sequence ATGCACTCCTGGCGGGAAAGGCCTGTGTGGTGGCGTGTCAAGACGTGCACTTCGACGCCGTGCTCGACGAGCCGACGCGCGAGCTGCAGGGTATGCGTCTGGATACCGCCGATGAACGGCGGAAAAACGCCCGCGAGCATGCCGATACCGAGCGGCATCGAGGTTGCGAAGGTACGGACGGCCTCGCTTGGCGGCAACGTCGACGAGCATGCGGTCTACGTCCGCAGCGAATGGCACAAATTCCAACAGATGGGCGCCCCGCTGCAGGCTTTTGCTGCGCGCGTGGTTCCGCTGCCGCGTTCTGTGCTCGACGTCGGCTGTGGTGCAGGGCAGGAACTCTTGCCTTATCTGGACACCGTATCCGTTGGAATCGATGTCCGACGGAGCGGTCTCGTCGAGGGACGATCGCTGTTCGGCTCCCGGGCGCCATCGCTGCTCGTCGGCGTCGGTGAAGCGCTTCCCTTCGCCCGCGCCGCCTTCGACGTCGTGCTCTGCCGGCTCGCCGTCCCCTACATGAACGTCCGGATGGCTCTCGACGAGATGGCGCGCGTCCTCGCTCCAGGCGGCGTGCTGGTGCTGCAGGTACACCACCTGCGCTACTACCTGCGGCGACTCCTCCGGGCGCGCACGCTCAAGGAGATCGTGCATGCGCTGCGCGTGATCGGACGCGGCGCCGCCTTCGAGCTCACCGGCCGCCAGATGCGCGGCGAGGTGTTCCAGCTGATCGGCTCGCTGCAGCGTATGCTCACCGCGGCTGGGTTCGCGGTCGTGGAGATCGACCAGAGGGATCGGACAGCGCCAATCGCGGTTGCACGGCGCCGGTAA
- a CDS encoding molecular chaperone DnaJ, with protein METEVCRLCGGDGRIGNALGRSSATCPSCHGSGRRADTSSRFHDVTKTKPSHYRAEVTPKGPKVPVTPEGIQLASEVNASTVLTEDAKARLLAEIMNHESTHGRCTRTFLKKVRKQVRPHE; from the coding sequence ATGGAGACTGAAGTCTGCCGCCTCTGCGGCGGGGACGGGCGCATCGGCAACGCGCTCGGCCGCAGCTCAGCAACGTGTCCAAGCTGTCATGGCTCTGGCCGGCGAGCCGATACGTCGTCGCGGTTCCACGACGTCACCAAGACGAAGCCCTCACATTACCGCGCCGAGGTGACTCCCAAGGGGCCCAAGGTTCCGGTCACGCCCGAAGGCATCCAGCTCGCCTCCGAAGTGAACGCATCTACGGTGCTGACCGAGGACGCGAAGGCGCGTCTGCTTGCCGAGATCATGAACCACGAGAGCACGCACGGCCGGTGCACCCGGACTTTCCTCAAGAAGGTCCGCAAGCAGGTCCGGCCACACGAATAG
- a CDS encoding tetratricopeptide repeat protein, which produces MDAEVYPDERVARFITEQDFKRFGERYGAQWTPTILELNPDGVEQHRVEGFLQTDDFLAQLKLGLGKSAFKAKQWQDAERQFREIVDRFGQSDAAAEALYWAGVSRYKATGDASALKETAAAFGSRYSNSTWAKKASIWKG; this is translated from the coding sequence CTGGATGCCGAGGTCTACCCGGATGAGCGCGTCGCCCGCTTCATCACGGAACAGGACTTCAAGCGGTTCGGGGAGCGATATGGCGCACAGTGGACGCCGACGATCCTGGAGCTGAACCCTGACGGAGTCGAACAACACCGCGTGGAGGGATTTCTCCAGACTGATGATTTCCTCGCCCAGCTGAAGCTCGGCCTCGGCAAGAGCGCCTTCAAGGCGAAGCAATGGCAGGACGCCGAGCGTCAGTTTCGCGAGATCGTCGATCGATTTGGGCAGTCCGACGCCGCGGCCGAGGCGCTCTACTGGGCAGGCGTCTCGCGCTACAAGGCGACGGGAGACGCGAGCGCCCTCAAGGAGACGGCGGCGGCCTTCGGCAGCAGGTATAGCAACAGCACCTGGGCGAAGAAGGCATCGATCTGGAAAGGATGA
- a CDS encoding response regulator yields the protein MAARIRAKDWSATALGPAEWWPQSLRTATSICVESGFPMLVCWGPELVMLYNDGYIPVLGAKHPNALGQPLLECWAEIRDMIGPMFRGVMETGRAVYANDLMFPLGRHGFTEECYFTFSYSPIREENDRVGGVLVTCIETTRRVLSERRMRTVRDLAARASQANTDAAAWRGAQEVLAQNPFGMPFVVLYSMDGSVARRVGLCGLQPDSPAAPERIDLHAAGSAWPVLLAASGKSEFVPDVRRRFGDIRGPVWPEPVESASVIPIARPALSRPYGFLIAGLSPRLHLDDEYRTFLTLVAEHIATAVANARAHEELVRSQHRTEMLADQARAAERRKDEFLAMLSHELRNPLAPIANAVQLMKLRGDGPPGREREVIERQVAHLSRLVDDLLDVSRIASGKFELRRRPMELAEALEKAVEIVSPLLEERCHDLRVELPRQGLRVHGDGVRLSQLFANLLTNAAKYTRQTGHIVVAAQREGEEIVVRVRDDGIGIRPELLPRIFDLFVQGGRGPDRTEGGLGLGLALVKSLVTLHGGSVTARSDGVDRGSEFVVRLPVLREAIAEENVASPALGARAASLKKRVMVVDDNRDAAEMLAEALRIEGHDVSVAHDGLEALSLIDEREFDVSILDLGLPLMDGYELAQRIRQDGRCATTRLIAVTGYGQENDVARARAVGFDLHLVKPVELQAILQAVESLHRA from the coding sequence ATGGCAGCGCGGATCCGCGCCAAGGATTGGTCCGCCACCGCGCTGGGGCCCGCGGAATGGTGGCCGCAGAGCCTTCGGACGGCAACGAGCATCTGCGTCGAATCGGGTTTCCCCATGCTGGTGTGCTGGGGACCCGAGTTGGTCATGCTCTACAACGACGGCTACATCCCGGTCCTTGGCGCGAAGCACCCCAATGCGCTCGGCCAGCCGCTGCTCGAATGCTGGGCGGAAATCCGCGACATGATCGGACCGATGTTCCGCGGCGTCATGGAAACGGGCCGCGCGGTGTACGCGAACGATCTGATGTTTCCGCTCGGCCGGCACGGCTTCACCGAGGAGTGCTACTTCACCTTCTCGTACAGCCCGATCCGCGAGGAGAATGACCGCGTCGGCGGCGTCCTCGTCACCTGCATCGAGACCACCCGGCGCGTGCTGAGCGAGCGCCGCATGCGCACCGTGCGCGACCTGGCAGCGCGGGCATCGCAAGCGAACACGGACGCAGCGGCCTGGCGCGGCGCTCAGGAAGTCCTGGCGCAGAACCCCTTCGGGATGCCGTTCGTCGTGCTCTACTCCATGGACGGATCGGTGGCGCGGCGGGTTGGCCTCTGCGGCCTGCAGCCCGATTCTCCCGCCGCGCCGGAACGGATCGATCTCCACGCTGCCGGCTCCGCATGGCCCGTCCTGCTCGCGGCGAGCGGCAAGTCAGAATTCGTGCCCGATGTGCGCCGGCGATTCGGCGACATCCGCGGTCCGGTATGGCCCGAGCCGGTCGAATCGGCGTCCGTCATTCCCATCGCGCGCCCGGCGCTCTCGCGACCCTACGGTTTCCTGATCGCCGGGCTCAGCCCGCGACTGCATCTGGACGACGAGTACCGCACTTTTCTCACGCTCGTGGCCGAGCACATCGCGACGGCCGTCGCCAACGCCCGCGCCCATGAGGAGCTGGTGCGATCCCAACACCGCACGGAGATGCTCGCGGACCAGGCTCGTGCCGCGGAACGGCGCAAGGACGAGTTCCTGGCGATGCTCAGCCACGAGCTGCGCAATCCGCTGGCACCCATCGCCAACGCGGTGCAGCTGATGAAACTCCGCGGGGACGGGCCTCCCGGGCGCGAGCGCGAAGTGATCGAGAGACAGGTGGCGCATCTCTCGAGGCTCGTCGACGACCTCCTCGACGTGTCGCGCATTGCCAGTGGGAAGTTCGAGCTGCGGCGGCGACCGATGGAGCTTGCGGAAGCCCTCGAGAAGGCGGTGGAGATCGTCAGCCCGCTGCTGGAGGAACGCTGCCATGACCTGCGCGTCGAGTTGCCGCGTCAAGGGCTGCGCGTCCACGGCGATGGGGTGCGCCTCTCGCAGCTCTTTGCGAATCTGCTGACGAATGCGGCGAAGTACACGCGGCAAACGGGGCACATCGTCGTCGCCGCGCAGAGGGAGGGCGAGGAGATCGTCGTGCGCGTCCGCGACGACGGCATCGGCATTCGGCCGGAGCTGTTGCCGCGCATCTTCGATCTCTTCGTCCAGGGCGGCCGCGGACCGGACCGGACGGAAGGCGGCCTCGGTCTCGGACTCGCCCTGGTGAAGAGCCTGGTGACGCTGCACGGCGGGTCGGTCACCGCGCGGAGCGACGGCGTGGATCGCGGCAGCGAGTTCGTCGTGCGGCTGCCGGTGCTGCGAGAGGCGATTGCGGAGGAGAACGTGGCCTCTCCGGCGCTCGGTGCGCGGGCGGCCTCGCTCAAGAAGCGTGTGATGGTGGTGGACGACAACCGCGACGCAGCGGAGATGCTGGCCGAAGCTCTGCGCATCGAGGGCCACGACGTGTCGGTAGCGCATGACGGGCTGGAGGCGCTTTCGCTCATCGACGAGCGGGAGTTCGACGTCAGCATTCTCGACCTCGGGCTGCCGCTGATGGATGGGTACGAGCTGGCCCAGCGGATCCGGCAGGATGGCCGCTGCGCCACCACGCGGCTGATCGCCGTCACCGGATATGGTCAGGAGAACGACGTCGCGCGGGCGCGCGCCGTCGGGTTCGACCTGCATCTCGTCAAGCCAGTGGAATTGCAGGCGATATTGCAGGCCGTGGAAAGCCTCCATCGCGCTTGA
- a CDS encoding ABC transporter permease encodes MELPGGAMDTLLLDLRLGWRSLRRNTAFSAAALLTLALGIGGTCAIFGVLNAVFLRPLPFEEEARLVRLRDFTAAPGGAISPVNITGRHFLEILAQSRTLSGISAQTGRNATLTGGQTPERVDAVVLSPGSMAVLGVRPAMGRAFLPDEEEEGIDAGVALISTALWRSRLGADPGVLGRTLQIDGRTVRIVGVLPPGYRFPYHADIWLPARIDPVSPDDYAVFARIAPGHTLSEVRAELRAVASRMRERDPRTYPGYGILAAPLRESLIGDQDRVALALLVVLGFFLLLACVDVAALLFARSVSRQHEFALRSALGASRGRQIRQLLTESALLAIIGGALGTVLAAEFGPAIWALVPTNLSEQLGLEQAPFEPRVLAFALAVSLTSALVAGALPALQATRPDLQTTLRGAPQGTEGRGRRRLMNLLVSGQIALAVVLLCGAGLVIENFRLLRGRDLGFDERQLLTAEIELPRSRYSDGARRATTVAQLSARLASTPGVTAAGVVTMNPLRGGTWSAPVIREGHEEKQAASIYHRLVTPGLLGAMRIPLLRGRDVEAADGPDAPLVAVISARLAARLWPDEDPIGKRLRIAREGSPWRTVIGVVRDVHERFDVHEAWYLPYAQNAATPAAEILELMVRSPMDPGSLGAAVRDAVASVDPELAIAQMATMERVHAETLTQERVAAQTVSLFAMLGLALAALGTYGVISYAMARRTRELAIRAAIGAAPGALIQLVMGHGLGLAAGGVVAGLGLAVAFHRVVASQLSQVAAADPRIYLGVAALLLGVGAAASWLPARRAIKVDPAIALRSE; translated from the coding sequence ATGGAACTTCCCGGCGGCGCGATGGACACCCTGCTTCTCGACCTGCGGCTCGGATGGCGTTCCCTGCGACGGAACACGGCGTTCAGCGCCGCGGCACTGTTGACGCTCGCCCTCGGAATCGGTGGCACCTGCGCGATCTTCGGCGTCCTGAACGCGGTCTTCCTGCGGCCGCTGCCCTTCGAGGAGGAGGCGCGGCTCGTTCGCTTGCGCGACTTCACGGCCGCGCCAGGCGGCGCGATCAGCCCCGTGAACATCACCGGCCGCCACTTTCTCGAGATTCTCGCCCAGTCGCGGACGCTGTCGGGAATCTCGGCGCAGACCGGTCGCAACGCCACGCTGACGGGCGGCCAGACTCCCGAACGCGTCGACGCCGTCGTGCTCTCCCCGGGGAGCATGGCGGTCCTGGGCGTCCGGCCGGCGATGGGTCGCGCCTTTCTCCCCGATGAGGAAGAAGAGGGCATCGATGCGGGCGTCGCCTTGATCAGCACGGCCCTGTGGCGGAGCCGCCTGGGCGCCGATCCGGGAGTGCTGGGCAGGACGTTGCAAATCGACGGCCGCACCGTCCGCATCGTCGGCGTGCTGCCTCCGGGCTATCGCTTTCCGTATCACGCAGACATCTGGTTGCCGGCCCGGATCGATCCGGTCTCGCCGGACGACTACGCGGTGTTCGCCCGGATCGCGCCCGGCCATACCCTGAGCGAAGTCCGCGCGGAGCTGCGCGCCGTCGCCTCGCGCATGCGAGAACGGGATCCGCGCACGTACCCGGGCTACGGGATCCTCGCGGCGCCGCTTCGCGAGAGCTTGATTGGCGATCAGGATCGGGTCGCGCTGGCCCTCCTGGTGGTGCTGGGCTTCTTCCTGCTGCTCGCCTGCGTGGACGTCGCGGCGCTCCTCTTTGCCCGCTCCGTGTCGCGCCAGCACGAGTTCGCACTCCGCAGCGCGCTCGGAGCATCGCGCGGACGACAGATCCGGCAGCTGCTCACCGAGAGCGCGCTCTTGGCGATCATCGGCGGCGCGCTCGGCACGGTGCTGGCCGCCGAGTTTGGGCCTGCGATCTGGGCGCTGGTGCCCACGAACCTCTCCGAGCAACTGGGCCTCGAGCAGGCGCCCTTCGAACCGCGCGTGCTCGCGTTTGCCCTGGCGGTCTCCCTGACGTCGGCGCTCGTCGCCGGGGCCCTGCCGGCATTGCAGGCTACGCGACCCGATCTCCAGACTACGCTGCGCGGCGCGCCGCAGGGAACCGAGGGCCGCGGGCGTCGCCGGCTGATGAACCTGCTCGTGTCGGGCCAGATCGCCCTGGCTGTCGTCCTCCTCTGCGGCGCGGGGCTCGTGATCGAGAACTTCCGGCTGCTGCGCGGTCGCGACCTGGGATTCGACGAGAGGCAGCTGCTGACGGCGGAGATCGAGCTTCCCCGGTCGCGCTACTCCGACGGAGCACGGCGTGCGACGACCGTCGCGCAGCTCTCGGCACGGCTGGCCTCGACGCCGGGCGTTACGGCTGCAGGCGTCGTCACCATGAACCCGCTGCGCGGCGGGACCTGGAGCGCGCCGGTCATTCGCGAGGGACATGAGGAGAAGCAAGCCGCCAGCATCTACCACCGGCTGGTCACGCCCGGGCTGCTCGGCGCCATGCGCATTCCTTTGCTGCGGGGACGTGACGTGGAGGCTGCCGACGGGCCCGACGCACCTCTCGTGGCGGTGATCAGCGCGCGCCTCGCCGCGAGGCTGTGGCCGGACGAGGATCCCATCGGCAAGAGGCTGCGCATCGCGCGGGAAGGGTCGCCGTGGCGCACCGTGATCGGCGTCGTGCGCGACGTGCACGAGCGGTTCGACGTGCACGAGGCCTGGTACCTTCCCTATGCGCAGAATGCGGCCACGCCGGCGGCGGAGATCCTCGAGCTGATGGTGCGCAGCCCGATGGATCCGGGCTCGCTCGGCGCTGCCGTTCGCGACGCGGTCGCGTCGGTCGACCCGGAGCTCGCGATTGCGCAGATGGCGACGATGGAGCGCGTGCACGCGGAGACGCTGACGCAGGAGCGCGTCGCGGCGCAGACGGTGTCGCTGTTTGCCATGCTCGGCCTGGCGCTCGCCGCCCTCGGGACGTACGGGGTGATCTCGTACGCGATGGCGCGGCGGACGCGGGAGCTCGCGATTCGCGCCGCCATCGGCGCCGCGCCGGGTGCGCTGATCCAGCTCGTCATGGGCCACGGTCTGGGCCTGGCGGCGGGAGGCGTCGTGGCAGGCCTGGGGCTCGCGGTTGCGTTCCACCGCGTCGTCGCTTCCCAGCTCAGCCAGGTGGCAGCGGCCGACCCGCGGATCTATCTCGGAGTCGCGGCGCTCCTCCTCGGCGTCGGCGCCGCCGCGAGCTGGCTGCCAGCGCGGCGCGCGATCAAGGTGGATCCGGCCATCGCGCTCCGATCGGAGTGA